GATATCGGTCTTTTAACTATTATAATCGCAATAATTTACCATGCAAAGATAAGGCTCTTTCACTGTTTATACAAAATAGTATAAACAGTGAATTGTAAGATTTATCATAGAATTCAGACCAGGGTATTGAATTTCGATGCGATATGATTCCTTGCATGTTTTTGAAATTCTTCCGGAGATTGTCCGGTTTGTTTCCTGAAGAAACGGCTAAAGTAAGGGCGGTCGGTAAAATTCAGGTCGTATGCAATTTGTTTTAAAGAATACTCACTATGAATAATTTTTCTTTTCGCTTCCAATATGATTCTGTCATGAATCAATTGCACACTGGTTTTATTGAGTTTTTCTTTAAGTACCTGGTTCAGGCGTTTCGAGCTGAGGTTTAAGGCAGCCGCATAGAAGTCGGCATTGCGTTCCTGAAGATAATTGTCTTCCAGCAGCAGCATAAATTCATATACTCTTTTCTGATTAAGGTCCTGACTTGTGAAAACATGTTCCTTAATCCGGATTAGTTTCAAAAGAAAGACTTTTAGCATCGCTTTCAGGATAGAAAAATTATTTTGCTGAAGCAGGTATTCCTCTTCCATCAGCACATAAATCTTTTCCAGCTCCCTGGCATTTTCGAGCTGGAGCGGCAGAAAGGAGAATTCTCCCTGAATATTGAAAATTTTAAAGATATCCAGATAAAACTCTTTGTCTTCTTCCCCGAGAAAGTCTCTTTTAAACGACAATAAAACGCCATTTTTTCCAGCCTTATTCAATTGATGTACCCGGTAAGGGGGGATCAGGTAAATCCAGTTTCCCAATTCTTCCCCTTCTTTGGTGGCATGTAAAGGGTATTCATTTTTTAACCAGACAATTTCAAAGAAGTCTTTTCTCCATGGATCATTGAGGTAACTCGGTGGACAGTTTTCCAGATTCCTGATATAAATCAGAGATTTTTCTAAACCAAGTGTGGTATTTTCTTTCATTTCTGATTCAAATATAAGTTATCCTCAATTATCGCATTGGACAATCCGGACATTCAGGTGGATTTATTTCTAAAGCGATTGTTTTTTTTCCAGATAGTCCAATATAATGCGCATAATGTATAAGGATCAGGGGGTATGCTGAAGATACCTTTGTGACTAAAGATCGGGGAAATCATGAAAGAACAGAAATTTTCAACAGCGATCAGGTCGAATATGGACTTGATTTTAAAGGAACAAATCAGCCTGTCTGAAAAGATTGATTATACACAGGTCGCCACATTTATTCCTTACATATATAGTGCAGACCGACTATTTTTAACAGCTGCCGGGCGTTCTGGACTTGCTTTAAAAGCTGCGGCGATGCGGCTAATGCATTTTGGATTGAAAGTATTTGTCGTTGGTGAAATCACAACCCCTGCAATCGGACCAGGTGACCTTTTGATTGTGGCCTCTGGTTCGGGAACAACGGCTTCGATTTTAACTACAGCAGAAAAAGGAATTAAAGCAGGGGCAACAGTGCTTGCATTTTCTACCACTTTGGCTGCTCCTCTGGCAAAATTAGCTTCGCATACCATCATTCTTCCGGCAGCGCAAAAAGAAGATCATGGCAAAAGTATTTCTGTACAATATGCAGGAAGTTTATTTGAGCAGGGCTTGTGGCTGCTAACGGATGCGATCTTTCAAACGATGTGGGAAGAAAAGCCGGTTCCGGCAGAAGAGCTTTGGAAAAGGCATGCGAATCTGGAATAACATACCAGGAATGATAAACTTAAATAGAAATAAAAACAAATCATATTATGGCAAAATTACAAGTAGCAATAGATTTATTGAGCACAACAGAAGCATTGGCATTGGTTGCTAAAATTGCTCCTTATATCGATATTATAGAATTGGGTACTCCATTGATAAAAAAAGAAGGATTGGCAGTGGTTACTGCAATGAAAGCAGCTTATCCTGATAAACTGGTTTTTGCAGATTTAAAAACCATGGATGCAGGAGAACTGGAAGCGGATATCGCATTTAAGGCCGGTGCAGATCTGGTTACTGTTCTTGGAGCAGCAGGTAATGCGACGATTGCAGGTGCAATAAAAGCTGGAAAAGCACATGGTAAAGGTGTGGTTGTAGATACAATTGGTGTTGCTGACCGGGTGAAACGTGCGCAGGAAGCAATTGCGTTGGGCGCGGAGTTTGTAGAATTACATGCAGGTTTAGACGAACAATGGACAGCAGGATATTCTATTCAGGTATTGATTGATGAGGCTGCAGGCGCAGGAGTTCCGGTTTCCATTGCCGGTGGGGTTAATATCGATAATGTAACTGCAGTGATTAAAGCAGGAGCAATCGTTGCTGTAGCAGGTGCCGCAATTTATGGTGCAGAAGATCCTGCAGCTGCTGCGCGGGCTTTACGTGAGGCGATTGATGCTGTTGCATAATTTATAAATTTAATTGTTGAAACTAACCGTCCGTAGAATAATCTTCGGGCGGTTCTGGTAAAATCTTGTTATTTTTATACAGGCGATTGGGCATTGTCAGCTCTTTTTCCTGTCCCTCAAATGAAAGAAAGAGAAAAACCAGTTTTTAACTCCCTGTTAAAGCAATACCTGCATTTTGGATTGCCGGTTGATCAGATTGACGGGAAAATTGATTTTACTATTCATAACCTGCAGGATATTCACCTGGGGCTGCCTTTTAAATCTCCGGTATACCGGGCAAATTTTTTCTCCTTTGTTTTCGTGAAGGATGGCCATGGCAAGTATACTACAGACGATCTTGGTTTCAATACCGTTCCGGGAACCATTTATTTCACAAATCCCGGTCATTATAAATCTTACGAATGGGAGGAGATTAAGGAGGTTTACCTGATTACGTTAAGTGAATCTTTTCTAAAAGAAAATGTTCATCCGGATGTTTTTGAAGAATTTCCCTTTCTGCTGGCAGAAACGGTCTTGCCAAGAGTACTCGATCCGGAATCATTCTCTGAGTTTGAACAGCTTTATCTACAGATCAGGAAAGAATATTTTGCCAGTTCCCCCTACAGAAACAGATTGATTGGTAACCTGTTTGTAGTCCTGCTGCTGAAAATAAAGGAATATTTCTGGAAGGATTATAATCCAATTTATGAGGGGAACAGAAGTTCTCAGATTGTTAAAAATTTCAAAATGATGCTTGAAAAACATTATAGGGATTTAAGCAGTGGGAAGGTAACACAGGTGTTTCGTGTTCAGGAATATGCCAGCGCCCAAAATCTGCATCCCAACTATTTAAGTAATGTGCTGAAGAGTAAAACAGGAAAAGGCATCGGGACCTGGATAACAGAAAAAACAATTGCTGAATCAAAATCATTATTACAGAATTCTTCCACATCAATCAAAGAAATCGCTTATGTTCTTGGCTTTTCGGAAGCTTCGCATTTCAGTAACTACTTTAAAAAGCATACGGGACTTTCTCCTGTTTTATATAGGAAGCAGCAGGATACACCCAAATCTTAGATTTTTATATATGCTCCCGCTTCTTAATTTACCTCAGACGTAAACATATTTTTTTATTTGTATCGTTTTTCGTTCTCCTAACAGGAAAATTGTTAAATTGTTTCTATATTTAAGAATAATGGAAAACTCAATCATTCAGCCTGTTAAGCCCAGGGAACGAACTGCTATTGTCGATGTTCTACGGGGATGGGCGTTGCTTGGAGTAGTCATTGGTAACTATGTAGATTATTTTCAGGTTGGCAGGCCTGTAAAACACTCTCCGGATAAAGTGTCAGATGTTTTAACCCTGGTTAATCAATATTTTTTCGCAGCAAAATCATGGACATTACTGAGTGTATTATTCGGGTATGGTTTTGCCATTTTAATGAATAATATTGCTCAGAAGGGTAAAAATCCGGTTTTGTTCTTTTCCAGGCGGATGTTCTGGCTGTTTGTCATCGCTTTCATAAATTCGGCTTTCTGGTTTGGCGATATCTTAAAAGATTATGCTTTCTTAGGGCTGGTATTATTGCTTTTTTACCAGTCTTCAGCTAAAATAGCTTTCAGGACAGGAATCGTTTTACTGCTGGCCGCTCCATTTGTAGGTGCTTACCTGAATCTTTCTCCTTATAACCATCAGAAAGAAATGGAGAAAATTTTGCCGCTTTTCTACAGTCATAACTGGATTGATATTTTTATAATGAATCTCAAAGGAACTTATGCATTGGAAATTATCAATCCTCAGTATGCCATAACGGTTCACCTCATCATGTTTGCCTGTATGTTGTTTGGTTTTGCGGCACAACGTCTCAACATTTTTGAGCGATTGACAGAATTTAAAAAACAATTAAAAACCTTGTTTTGGATATGCTTAACGTTTGCTCTGCTATTTAATATTGTCTTTAAGATTCCTTTAGTCCATGGACTTACCATTTGGAAATTCTTTAAACCAGGTTACTGGGTGGTATTAAGTACCATGTTCAGTATCATGTCTGGTATTTGTCTGCTGTATATCAATGGTAAATTGAAATCTGTTTTTAATGGACTCCAATTTATGGGTAAAATGACCCTGACGAATTATATGGTGCAGAATGTGATCGCAACATTACTGTTTTTAAATGTAGGCCTTGGATTGTTTAATACCATGCCTTATTGGTTTTATGTATTAATGGCTGTTGTGATTTTTATCGCCCAGATATTTATCAGTAAATGGTGGTTAACCCATTTTAACTATGGTCCAGTAGAATGGATTTGGCGTCAGTTAAGTTATGCCAGGCGTCTGCCGATAAAGAAAGTAAAAGTTATGGGAATCAAAGGATAGTCCATTCTTTTCCTAGTAAAATCCATCCGATTGTTCGTCTTTTTTGTCTTAAATTTACAGATAAGGGGAGAATGAAACCGAACCTTACCATTGACACCAAATAGAACTTCGTATGTATCGCAGGCTTTTTTACCTAACGCTGGCGTTTGGGACTGTTGTATACGCTATACAAGCCTGCAACTCATCGGGTAGCCAGGTTGGGGAAGAGCGTATACCGGATCAGATCAGCTACAATTTTCATGTCAGACCCATCCTGTCGGATAAATGTTTTGCCTGCCACGGACCCGATGCGAATAAAAGGGAAGCAGGGTTAAGGTTAGATATTGCTGAAGAGGCTTATAAAGCCCTTAAGGAGAATCCGTCTGCACATGCACTTGTACCCTTCAAGCCTGAAGCTTCTGAGGTTTTTCTTCGGATTTCCTCTACTGATTCTGCACTGATGATGCCACCAAAATCTTCTAATCTGAAGCTGAGCGCACATGAAATTTCTTTAATAGAGGAGTGGATTAAGCAGGGGGCGAAATATGAACGTCATTGGGCCTTTACTGCTCCGGCAGCTCCAGTGGTTCCTAAAGTGAAAACAGAGGATTGGGCAAAAAATGAAATAGATCATTTTATCCTGGCAAAGCTGGAAGAGAAAGGAGTAAAACCTAATCCGGAAGCAGATAAAGAAAGACTTTTGAAAAGACTTAGTCTTGACCTTACCGGTCTCCCTCCAGGAATTGAGATGATGGATAAATTCCTGGCAGACCGAAGCAGTAATGCCTATGGGAAAGCGGTAGAATCTTTATTGCAGAGTTCTGCATATGGAGAAAAGATGGCGCTCCACTGGTTAGATGTAGCACGTTATGCGGATTCTCATGGCTATCAGGACGATAATTACCGTTCCCAATGGCCATGGAGAGATTGGGTGATTCATGCTTTTAATAAAAATATGCCTTATGATCAGTTTATTACCTGGCAGCTGGCCGGAGATCTTATGCCTGATGCAACTAAGGAGCAGCTGTTAGCCACTGGTTTTAACCGCAACCATAAAATCACCGAAGAGGGGGGGGTAATTGACGAAGAATACCGGGTGGAGTATGTGACAGACCGGACAAATGCATTCGGAAAAGCACTCCTCGGTGTTACTTTGGAATGCGCGCATTGTCATGATCATAAATATGATCCCTTTTCCCAAAAGGAATACTATCAGGTGTTTGCTTTCTTTAATAATGTAAAAGAAGTAGGCCTGGAATCAAGCGTCGGCGGACCGGAAACTTATGCAAAGAAGCCTTTGATGCAAATCAGTAATGAGGATGTTAAAAAGATTTTGTCTTTTGTCAATAAACAAGATACGGGTAAGCTGATTGTTTCTGTGATGGGTGACAGGGATACGGTTAGAAAAACGTACATTCTGGATAGGGGTGTGTATGACGCTCATGGAACAGAGGTAGAGGCTGGAACACCCAAATCAGTTCTGCCTTTTGGCTCTAAGTATGCTAAAAATCGGCTCGGACTTTCTAAATGGTTGTTTGATAAACAAAACCCATTGACTTCAAGGGTATTTGTAAATCAGGTATGGCAGGAGTTTTTTGGACGTGGCATTGTGAAAACATCAGGTGATTTCGGGATGCAGGGTGAACTTCCTTCTCATCCGGAATTGCTGGATTGGCTGGCAATAGATTTTATGAACCATGGTTGGAATATAAAACGACTGGTAAAGCAGATCGTCAGCTCTGCTACCTACAGGCAGTCGGCAGTAGTGTCTGCAGAAAAACTAAGAACAGATCCTGAAAACATACTATTGGCCAGGGCACCACGTTACCGGATTCCGGCCGAATCGGTTAGGGACGTAGTACTGGCGAGTAGCGGGCTGCTGGTAAAAACTATCGGTGGGCCAAGTGTAAAGCCTTATCAACCGGCCGGACTTTGGGAAGCAGCCACCTCGGGACGCGGAATCCTGGCTAATTATAAACAGGACCATGGCCAGGCTTTATACCGGAGAGGGATGTAT
This region of Pedobacter steynii genomic DNA includes:
- the hxlB gene encoding 6-phospho-3-hexuloisomerase, coding for MKEQKFSTAIRSNMDLILKEQISLSEKIDYTQVATFIPYIYSADRLFLTAAGRSGLALKAAAMRLMHFGLKVFVVGEITTPAIGPGDLLIVASGSGTTASILTTAEKGIKAGATVLAFSTTLAAPLAKLASHTIILPAAQKEDHGKSISVQYAGSLFEQGLWLLTDAIFQTMWEEKPVPAEELWKRHANLE
- a CDS encoding helix-turn-helix domain-containing protein, encoding MKEREKPVFNSLLKQYLHFGLPVDQIDGKIDFTIHNLQDIHLGLPFKSPVYRANFFSFVFVKDGHGKYTTDDLGFNTVPGTIYFTNPGHYKSYEWEEIKEVYLITLSESFLKENVHPDVFEEFPFLLAETVLPRVLDPESFSEFEQLYLQIRKEYFASSPYRNRLIGNLFVVLLLKIKEYFWKDYNPIYEGNRSSQIVKNFKMMLEKHYRDLSSGKVTQVFRVQEYASAQNLHPNYLSNVLKSKTGKGIGTWITEKTIAESKSLLQNSSTSIKEIAYVLGFSEASHFSNYFKKHTGLSPVLYRKQQDTPKS
- a CDS encoding helix-turn-helix domain-containing protein codes for the protein MKENTTLGLEKSLIYIRNLENCPPSYLNDPWRKDFFEIVWLKNEYPLHATKEGEELGNWIYLIPPYRVHQLNKAGKNGVLLSFKRDFLGEEDKEFYLDIFKIFNIQGEFSFLPLQLENARELEKIYVLMEEEYLLQQNNFSILKAMLKVFLLKLIRIKEHVFTSQDLNQKRVYEFMLLLEDNYLQERNADFYAAALNLSSKRLNQVLKEKLNKTSVQLIHDRIILEAKRKIIHSEYSLKQIAYDLNFTDRPYFSRFFRKQTGQSPEEFQKHARNHIASKFNTLV
- a CDS encoding DUF418 domain-containing protein, with translation MENSIIQPVKPRERTAIVDVLRGWALLGVVIGNYVDYFQVGRPVKHSPDKVSDVLTLVNQYFFAAKSWTLLSVLFGYGFAILMNNIAQKGKNPVLFFSRRMFWLFVIAFINSAFWFGDILKDYAFLGLVLLLFYQSSAKIAFRTGIVLLLAAPFVGAYLNLSPYNHQKEMEKILPLFYSHNWIDIFIMNLKGTYALEIINPQYAITVHLIMFACMLFGFAAQRLNIFERLTEFKKQLKTLFWICLTFALLFNIVFKIPLVHGLTIWKFFKPGYWVVLSTMFSIMSGICLLYINGKLKSVFNGLQFMGKMTLTNYMVQNVIATLLFLNVGLGLFNTMPYWFYVLMAVVIFIAQIFISKWWLTHFNYGPVEWIWRQLSYARRLPIKKVKVMGIKG
- a CDS encoding PSD1 and planctomycete cytochrome C domain-containing protein, with the protein product MYRRLFYLTLAFGTVVYAIQACNSSGSQVGEERIPDQISYNFHVRPILSDKCFACHGPDANKREAGLRLDIAEEAYKALKENPSAHALVPFKPEASEVFLRISSTDSALMMPPKSSNLKLSAHEISLIEEWIKQGAKYERHWAFTAPAAPVVPKVKTEDWAKNEIDHFILAKLEEKGVKPNPEADKERLLKRLSLDLTGLPPGIEMMDKFLADRSSNAYGKAVESLLQSSAYGEKMALHWLDVARYADSHGYQDDNYRSQWPWRDWVIHAFNKNMPYDQFITWQLAGDLMPDATKEQLLATGFNRNHKITEEGGVIDEEYRVEYVTDRTNAFGKALLGVTLECAHCHDHKYDPFSQKEYYQVFAFFNNVKEVGLESSVGGPETYAKKPLMQISNEDVKKILSFVNKQDTGKLIVSVMGDRDTVRKTYILDRGVYDAHGTEVEAGTPKSVLPFGSKYAKNRLGLSKWLFDKQNPLTSRVFVNQVWQEFFGRGIVKTSGDFGMQGELPSHPELLDWLAIDFMNHGWNIKRLVKQIVSSATYRQSAVVSAEKLRTDPENILLARAPRYRIPAESVRDVVLASSGLLVKTIGGPSVKPYQPAGLWEAATSGRGILANYKQDHGQALYRRGMYTFIKRTVPPPTMSIFDASNRDQCEVKRLNTNTPLQALVMMNDPTVLEASRVLAAKLLQENTAVEAKMIKAFRLIVCRNPNEKEIKLLSSYYADQLKVFQQKSAAEKVLAVGEYPIPEKIDKRSLAAMMEVMTTIYNLEETITKT
- the hxlA gene encoding 3-hexulose-6-phosphate synthase — protein: MAKLQVAIDLLSTTEALALVAKIAPYIDIIELGTPLIKKEGLAVVTAMKAAYPDKLVFADLKTMDAGELEADIAFKAGADLVTVLGAAGNATIAGAIKAGKAHGKGVVVDTIGVADRVKRAQEAIALGAEFVELHAGLDEQWTAGYSIQVLIDEAAGAGVPVSIAGGVNIDNVTAVIKAGAIVAVAGAAIYGAEDPAAAARALREAIDAVA